From Homo sapiens chromosome 6, GRCh38.p14 Primary Assembly, the proteins below share one genomic window:
- the OR2H2 gene encoding olfactory receptor 2H2 has product MVNQSSTPGFLLLGFSEHPGLERTLFVVVLTSYLLTLVGNTLIILLSALDPKLHSPMYFFLSNLSFLDLCFTTSCVPQMLVNLWGPKKTISFLDCSVQIFIFLSLGTTECILLTVMAFDRYVAVCQPLHYATIIHPRLCWQLASVAWVIGLVESVVQTPSTLHLPFCPDRQVDDFVCEVPALIRLSCEDTSYNEIQVAVASVFILVVPLSLILVSYGAITWAVLRINSAKGRRKAFGTCSSHLTVVTLFYSSVIAVYLQPKNPYAQERGKFFGLFYAVGTPSLNPLIYTLRNKEVTRAFRRLLGKEMGLTQS; this is encoded by the coding sequence ATGGTTAACCAAAGCTCCACACCGGGCTTCCTCCTTCTGGGCTTCTCTGAACACCCAGGGCTGGAAAGGACTCTCTTCGTGGTTGTCCTCACTTCCTACCTCCTAACCCTAGTGGGCAACACACTCATCATCCTGCTGTCTGCGCTGGACCCCAAGCTCCACTCTCCAATGTACTTTTTCCTCTCCAACCTCTCCTTCTTGGACCTCTGTTTCACCACGAGTTGTGTTCCCCAAATGCTGGTCAACCTCTGGGGCCCAAAGAAGACCATCAGCTTCCTGGACTGCTCTGTCCAGATCTTCATCTTCCTGTCCCTGGGGACAACTGAGTGCATCCTCTTGACAGTGATGGCTTTTGATCGCTACGTGGCTGTCTGCCAGCCCCTCCACTATGCCACCATCATCCACCCCCGCCTGTGCTGGCAGCTGGCATCTGTGGCCTGGGTCATTGGGCTAGTGGAGTCAGTGGTCCAGACACCATCCACCCTGCACCTGCCCTTCTGCCCCGATCGGCAGGTGGATGATTTTGTCTGTGAGGTCCCAGCTCTAATTCGACTCTCCTGTGAAGACACCTCCTACAATGAGATCCAGGTGGCTGTTGCCAGTGTCTTCATCTTGGTTGTGCCTCTCAGCCTCATCCTTGTCTCTTACGGAGCCATTACCTGGGCAGTGCTGAGGATTAACTCTGCAAAAGGGCGGAGGAAAGCTTTTGGGACCTGCTCCTCCCATCTCACTGTGGTCACCCTCTTCTACAGCTCAGTCATTGCTGTCTACCTCCAGCCCAAAAATCCCTATGCCCAAGAGAGGGGCAAGTTCTTTGGTCTCTTCTATGCAGTGGGCACTCCTTCACTTAACCCTCTCATATACACCCTGAGGAACAAGGAGGTAACCAGGGCATTCAGGAGATTGCTGGGGAAGGAAATGGGGCTCACACAAAGCTGA